Genomic segment of Phormidium ambiguum IAM M-71:
CAATTCCAGCCGATCGCAACCTTTCAATTCCCTTCCCCGACACCAGTGGATTCGGATCTACCATCCCCACCACCACCTTAGCCACCCCCGCAGCAATCAGAGCTTCAACACAAGGCGGCGTTCTTCCGTAATGATTACAAGGTTCCAAACTCACATAAACTGTCGCCCCCTGCGACAACTCATCAGCCTCCCGCAGCGCAAACACCTCCGCGTGTGGCTGACCTGCCTCTGGATGATAACCCTCTCCCACAATCTGTCCATCACGCACCACTACTGCCCCCACCATCGGATTAGGAGCAGTTTTTCCCAAAGCTTTACGCGCTAAATCCAGACATCGACGCATCATTGCCTGGTCAAAATCATTCATTTTGTTCACTTGGTAGTTGGTAATTGGTAGTTGGTAATTGGTAGTTGGTAGTTAGTAATTCTATTTTCTATTTTGATTAAAATTTAAATCTTTAACCTCAAAACTTTACTATAAAATTTCCACTACCCACTACCCACTACCCTTTACCAAATAACTAAGCATTATTTTCAATCCAATCCATCTTTTCCCACCAAACATTTAATGGATAATAAAGAATTGGAGCCCATAAACTGCTGAGAATTGCTGAAGACAAAGCTATTTGTTGGTGTTCTGTCCAAATTTCTGTCAAAGTGCGATCGCCCATCAGACTAAACTGAAGTGCCAAGATTGTTTCTGCCACCACAGTCATGCCGAAGACAATTAAAGCTACAGAAATAAAATCTTCTTGGACATAGCGTTGCTTTTTCAAGCCAGCCGTCAAAATTCCCACAAACATCAAACTCAGAGTATGAGAAGGATGTGGTGAAGTCATCCCATCCTGAATTAAACCTAAAGCCAATCCTGCGATCGCTCCTTTTAGAATACTTCGCTTCACACTCCAAGCCACCACCCAGATCAGCAACCAATTCGGGCCAAGCCCCAACAATTCCATCCCAGGTAGTCGCGTCGGCAAAATTAGCGCACAGACAATCACCGAAGCAAATGTCACTCCCCAATTGAGCAATTGACGACCATAATAAGGCAAACGAGAAATTTCGATCATGGTGCTATTTAGACTTGGCTTGATCCGCTTTTAAATCAGAATTTTCTTCTACTGGATAAACAGCTACCCATTCTAAAACACTAGTGGGAGCCGAAAGCACAATCACCGCCTCTGGTGCCGGACTTTGGCTTAAATTCACCGACTCCACCCGTCCCACAGGTAAACCCGAAGGAAAATACTTACTAGCTGATGAAGTAGTCACCACATCACCACGACGGACATCAGGAACGCGCTCAAAAAACTGCATTACCGCCTTATTTCCTGATTTACCGCGCATAATTCCCATAAAACGGCTGCGATTGATCGTCACACCCACACGACTAGTTGGGTCGCTGATCAACAAAACTCGGCTAGTACGATCGGTAACATTACTAACTCTACCAACCAAACCACCAGGAGCAGTCACCACAAAATCCTCTTTGATGCCGTCCTTACTTCCCCGACCGAGAGTAATTTGTTGCCACCAATGATCCGCACTGCGACCTACAATGGGAGCAGCGATCGGCTTCTCCTTATTTTGAGAGACGTATCCCAAAAGTTCGCGCAGTTTTTGATTTTCCTTTTCCACCTGTTGTAACTTCGCCTCCATTTCCACAACTTTGGCGTTAGTTAACAGTTCTTGCTTACTTGGATTCGATTGAAACGGACGAGTAAACAACTGATAGACTTCAAATAAACTGCCTCCTTGAGTTTGACGTGCAAACCAAGCAGTACTGATTACCAAGCCTATCAGCGCCACTTGCAACCAATTTCGATCCCACCAACGACGTAACGTATCCATAGATAGTTATAGTTGAGTTTAAGTTCTGTATCGAGTCAGGATTTATAAATTGCGAGAGCGACCGCTAAATACGCGATCGAGTTGTTTGATATTTTCCAGCACTCGTCCAGTACCTAAAACCACACAACTTAAAGGATCTGCCGCCACATGAACCACAATTCCAGTTTCATGGCTAATCAAAGTGTCCAAACCTCTGAGCAAAGCCCCACCGCCAGCTAGCATAATACCTCTGTCGATAATATCAGCAGCTAGTTCTGGAGGAGTTCTTTCCAAAGTCCGCTTCACCGCTTCCACAATCACCGCCAAAGGCTCAGACATACTTTCCCGAATTTCTGGCCCTTTAATTGTCACAGTTCTCGGCAGTCCAGAAAGCAAATGTAACCCTCTGACTTCCATCATCGAATCTTCATCAGCACTGGTAGGATAAGCCGAAGCAACTTGAATTTTAATTTCTTCCGCCGTTCTTTCCCCAATCACCAGATTATGCACCTTTTTCATGTACTGAATAATCGAATCATTCAGTTCATCGCCAGCTACACGCACCGACTCGCTGATCACCGTACCTTGTAAACTCAACACAGCTACTTCCGTAGTGCCGCCGCCGATATCGATAATCATATTACCTGTAGGTTCTGCCACAGGTAGCCCCGCACCAATAGCCGCCGCCACTGGCTCATCAATTAATCTCACGTCTCTAGCGCCCGCTTGCAGCGCCGCATCCATTACCGCCCGACGTTCTACCCCAGTTACACCACTGGGAATCCCAATCACAATTCGCGGTTGTACCAAAGCTTGACCTTCGTTCACCCGCCGAATAAAGTGCTTCAGCATTAACTCAGCACTATCAAAATCGGCAATTACCCCATCACGCAGCGGACGCAACGCCACTACATTACCGGGGCATCTACCCAACATTTTTTTTGCTTCTTCTCCCACCGCCAATGCTTCGCCTGTATCTTTGTCAATAGCGACCACTGAAGGTTCTTGAAGAACAATGCCCTTACCGGACACATACACTAAAGTATTTGCGGTACCGAGGTCGATACCCATGTCACGAGATATGGATAAGCGATTAAAAAGACCCACGCGCTTTCTGCCCCCAAATTAAGAGATGCTTTTTGTAGGACTGTAACCTAACCGTGCAGGATTTTATTACGTTTTCTATCCTGCGTCTAGTCAAACAAGAAATATTTCTTTTCTTAGTTGCAACCTGAAATTTGCATTGTACCCTCTATTCGCTAAAGTGGATAAACAATTGACACTCTCACCGCCAAGCTAGGCTGTGGCGGAAGATTCTTCCTTCACAGAACGAAGCCGCACAAAAGCAGTGCCTTTGCTTGGTCTGACTCGCTCTCCAGAAGCGAACGAGGTATGCCCTACCTCTAACATTCGTAAACCTTCATCTCGGATATTTTTAGCGGCGTTAATGTCCCTGTCATGTAGAGTTCCACATTTAGGACATTGCCAACTGCGAATATCTAAAGGCATTTCACCAACTTGATGCAAACAATGATTACAGGTTTTAGAACTAGGGAAAAACCTATCCACCTCTATGTAGATTTTCCCGTCCCATTCGGCTTTATACTTCAGCATGGTACAAAATTGTCCCCATCCTAAATCAGCTATAGACTTAGCTAATTTATGATTGCGTAACATATTTTTCACTGCTAGATTCTCTACCACCACGACTTGATTTTCGTCTACTAATTTACGACTTAGCTTGTGGAGAAAATCTTCCCTGCATCTAGTAATTTTCTGGTGTACTTTGGCTACTCTTTTTCTAGCCTGATTGCGGTTGTTAGAACCTTTTTGTTTTTTGGCCAATCTCTTCTGGTACTTAGCCAGCTTTTTCTCATACTTGCGATAATGTTTAGGATTGCCGTGTTTAGTTCCGTCTGAGGTAATAGCAAAGTGAGTAATACCTAAATCTATCCCTACCGCTTTACCGTCCTTGATTGGCTCTGGCTTACCCTTTCCATCATCAAACAAACAACTAGCGTAAAATTCACCGCTAGGAGTCATGGAAACCGTGACCGACTTAAACTCACCTTCTGGAATTCTGGATACTTTACAGTAAACTTTTCCCAGTTTAGGTAGTGTTAAATAGTCGCCGCTTAACTTCATCCCTTGAGGAAATCTGATTGATTGCCTTTGATGCTTCTTTTTGAAGTTGGGATACTTAGATATTTTTTCAAAGAAGTTAAGAAAAGCACTCGACAAATCTAAGGCTACTTGTTGCAGAACTTGGGAAGGTGGTTCTGTCAACCATTCGTACTCTTTTTTGAGTTGTGGGAGCAGTTTAATTATTTCATTTCTGCTTAATCCCTTTCCAGTCTTTTTGTAAGTTTCGGTTGTTAAGTTAAGGCTGTAATTGTAGAACCAACGGCAACAACCAAAAGACTTAACCAGTAAGTCTGTTTGCGCGGTTGTTGGGTAGATTCTGTACTTAAACGCCTTAAACATTACATTTTGAAGATCTCTAAAAGAGATATTAACATACATTCTGGTGAATGGTAAGAATTCGTTGCACTCAATCTGAGGCGAGTTGGTCGCAATTCATCTCTCACTAAACTGCTCTGTAACGGGAGATGAATTGTTCCATTACGATAAAATAAGTACAGCTGTACTGGTAATTGAATATGACTCTCAATGTTGTAACTTTGGTCGGTCGTGTCGGCGGAGATCCTGACGTAAAGTATTTCGAGTCGGGTAGCGTTGTTTGTAAATGTACCTTAGCAGTAAACCGTCGCAGTCGAGATAATGACGAACCAGACTGGTTTAATTTGGAAATTTGGGGAAAAACAGCCGAAATAGCAGCAAATTATGTTCGTAAGGGCAGTTTAATTGGAATTACAGGCTCTTTAAAGTTTGAATACTGGCAAGATAGAGCTACTGGTGCTAATCGCTCTAAACCAGTAATTAGAGTCGAAAGATTAGATTTATTAGGTTCTAAGCGCGATAATGAAGCTGCTGCCATGAGCAGTTATCAAAGTAACGACGAGTTTTAAATCAAGGGAACAGGGAATAGGGAAAGCAATTTTCCTATTCCCTGTTCCCCTTGTCTCCCCTGCGTTTCTTAATACCGAATTTGCAGCGTCACGGATGCTTCGACTTGTTGTTCTCCACCAGCTACAGGAGTGGAAAATTCATTCACTGCTATATCTCCTACTGGAGGAGCAGCGGCACGAACACGAAATGCTATTGGTGGTGATGCGCCGTTAACTTGAATGTTGACTACTTCTTGTCTGGTTAAATTTAAGGTACGTAAAACGGCATCTGCTTGTCTTTGAGCATCTTGGGTCGCTTTTTGTAGTGCTTGTTCTTGGGCTGTGGCGATCGCACTATCGGTCGCCACAAAATTAATCCCATCAATTCTCGTCGCTCCCGCCTTCACCGCTTCGTCCAATAAATTACCAACGCGATCGCTATCCATGCGAAAACTTACGGTATTAACAGCCGTGTAGCCAACCAACCGCTGCACGTTATTTTGGAAAGAATAATTTGGATTGAGGCGAATCCCAGTGGTTTGGAGTTTTTCGACGTTGCGCGATCGCAACAACTCTACCACCGCTGTCGATCGACGTGCCACCTCCTGTTGCACTTCCTGAGCAGTTTTTCCCTGCGCTTCCACACCCAAACTGATTTGAGCAATAGTAGCAGGAATTGATTCCACACCCCGACCCGTTACCGTCACCGTTCTCATTAACTGACTGGGAACTTGTCTTGGTTCTTGAGCCACAACTACACTGTCAAGAAATACACTTAAAAATCCCGTACCTAAAACGATCGGCATCATCACCATCAGTTGACGCAACCGAAAGCGGTAAAATAACGAAGCAAAAAAGAACAAGAGTCGAAAAGAAATCAACTCATTCTTTTCCCTTTCCCCTTGACTCTTTCCTGGGACACAAAATTCCGGTTTGTTTACTGATAACAAACTTATTAATTCACTCAGCATAAAATTTCCTAATGCACTCCCTAAAAAATCCGAATACACAAAACATCAACAAAAAATAAACAATTGTATTTGTAAAGAAACCTGTACATTAGAAAAAACCATACTCTGTTAAACCAATGGCTGACATATTTGCCTGGTCGAATTTTTGTACAACTTTGTTCCCGAACCTTTCCTTGGGAATAACTCTTCCCACTTGGGGACAAACTGTACCCATCCTAGCAACCACTAACGAACTAGATGCAGACAGTGCAGCACTAGTATTACCTGGAGTGCTACTGAGTTTAGTAGTAGTGTATCTAGCTAGTAAAATTGGCGGCGAATTGTCTAGCAAACTAGGTTTTCCGCCAGTTTTAGGTGAATTGGTCACTGGTGTAATTGTCGGTGTATCTGCTCTACACCTACTAGTGTTTCCCGAAAGCGGAGCACAAAGTTCTGATTCACTGATTATCCAGCTATTACAAGCAACTGCTGGACTAAGCCCAGAATCAGCAGACGCAGTATTTGAAGCTCAAAGTGAAGTAGTTTCTGTGTTATCAGAACTAGGTGTCATTGTACTGCTGTTTGAAATTGGCTTAGAGTCAAACATTAAACATTTGATGGCAGTTGGTTATCAAGCTACCATTGTTGCTTGTGTTGGGGTAGCAGTACCCTTTGCCGCTGGCACAGCCGGATTAATGGTATTGTTTGGCGTACCAGCTATTCCCGCGATTTTTGCTGGTGCCGCTCTTACCGCTACTAGTATTGGGATTACCTCGAAAGTTCTTTCGGAAATTGGACGTTTAAGTACTAAAGAAGGTCAAATTATTCTTGGTGCTGCTGTTATCGATGACGTTCTCGGTATCATTGTTTTGGCTGTTGTGGCTAGCTTAGCCAAAACTGGCGAAGTAGACGTAATGAACGTGATCTATCTGATTGTTAGCGCCACAGTTTTCCTACTTGGCTCAATCTTACTAGGTAGTTTCTTTCACAATAGCTTTATCAGAGTAGCTAATGTCCTCAAAACAAGAGGCGGATTGCTAATTCCTGCATTAGTTTTTGCCTTTTTGATGTCTTATCTGGGCGCAGTAATTCACTTAGAAGCGATTTTGGGTGCTTTTGCGGCAGGTTTAGTTCTGGATGAAAGTGATGAAACTCTAGAATTACAAAAACTGGTGCTACCAATTTCCGATATGTTGGTGCCTGTGTTCTTTGTTTGTGTGGGTGCAAAAACAGATATTGGTGTACTCAATCCAGCTATTCCCACAAATCGGGAAGGTTTGATTATAGCTATTTTTCTAATTGCAGTAGCGATCGTTGGGAAGGTTGTCACTGGTGCGGCAGTGTTCGGACAAGGGAAAATGAATCGTTTGGCGATCGGTGTAGGTATGATTCCTAGAGGTGAAGTAGGATTAGTATTTGCTGGCATTGGTTCAGCAAGTGGCGCTTTATCTAAACCTTTGGAAGCTGCGATCATCATGATGGTAATCATTACCACTTTCATAGCACCTCCTCTGTTGCGAATTGTATTCAATGACAATGAACCAGCATCTGCTCCAGAAACAGGTTCCCCAAGTTTAAATGGTCACAATCAGTCACCTCTAGTTCTGGAATCGGAAATGGTAAAACAAGGAATAAGTCAAAATTCATCTTCGGAAAAACCAGAACAAACCACATAATTTACTCAAATAATCATCCAACCAGTTGTACTAGCAACTCAAGCTCAATATTTACAGGGAAAAGGGAGAAGTAACATGAACTCCCCTTTTCCCTTTTTTGTCTAAAAGCAGAAGTCAAAAGAGATAGGGAGATGGAGAGATGGGGGAATGGGGAAAATAATCCAAATACCTCTTCTACTCCCCCCACCTCCCTACTTCCCCATCTCCCCACCTCTTCTGCTCCCAGTCCCCTTGTCCCTGGTAGCTGATTAGTGTAAGCTCTCCAATCTGATGGTGTTTTTGAAAGCTGGTGCTAGTTGGGACAAAAAATCTATAGTGCTGTTAGGCATGGTAATTCAATTTGGGTCATTTACTGAGTCAACCAAGATGCCTTAGTTCAATGGAGAGTAATAACTAGAAGTTTTTCTTTTTCATCATCATTCGCTCCTCACCAGCTGGGAAAAGTTCTGCTGCTGGGCTATGTAAATCATGGAGAAATAAGCCGTGAAATTCCACTGGATACTACCCAGTACTTTTTTAAGCCTACTTTTACTTTCATCTCCAGCGATCGCAGCTAGACTGCAATCATGGCGTTTCGATCCACAACGTAATCTGTTGGTTTTCACTACAGATGATGACGTTCAACCGAAAGCACAATTATTGTTTAATCCCACTCGCTTAGTCATTGATTTGCCCGGTACTACTCTGCGTCGCAGTAATAATCAACAAGTCGGAGGTTTATTCCGTTCTGTACGAGTAGGACAGTTAAATGCTCGCACAACTCGTTTAGTGATTGAGTTGGTGGATGGGTATACTCTCGACCCCCAACAAGTGCAATTTCGCGGAGTTTCTCCTAGACAATGGGTAGTTCAACTACCAACTCCGATTAGAACTGAGCAACAACCGAATGTAGCTGCTGAGGGACAAAGTTCCAGTACTAGTCTGACTTTACCAAATCCTGAAGTGGCAAATCCTCCTGCACCAAATCCGGTTCTTCCTCCGGCAACTGCTGCGGCTCCTGCCGTGCCAACAATTACGCAAATTCAATACCTACAGATTACACCTGATGGTTTGTTTCTGCGGACAAATGGTGGTAATCCAGAGATTAAGGTTGACCGGGAGCGAGAACGGATTAATGTTGAGTTAAGAAATGCGTTTCTGTCGCCTCAACTGACTGCTAAGGAATTTTCGGTTAACCGTAATGGTGTTAGTACTATTCAACTGAATCAGGTGAATAATAATCCGCCTGTGGTTCGTTTGACTCTCAAGGTGGCGGCAAACAGCCCGGATTGGGGTGCTAATGTGAGCAGTTTGGGTGGGATTGTGTTGTTACCTGGAAGGGGAGAACAGGTTGTTAATGCTCAGAGAGGAGAAGGTCAAAGGGCTAGAATTCAGTCTATTGAATTGAATGGGAATCAATTGTTAATTCGATCGGACCTACCTGTTTCCTATACTAGCGGTTGGGACAGGTCTACTGGTGCTTATCGCATTACTTTAAATTCGTCACAGTTAGCTGAGCGTTTTCAGGAACCTCGATTTGACAGAAGTGGGTTAATATTGCGCTGGCGCGTGCGTCAGGAAAATAATACAGTAACTATTCTGTTGTCGCCTGCTTCGGGGATTCAAGTTGGGGAAGTTAGCCAAATTAGTCCTCAACTTTTGACTTTACCTTTTTATAGCTCTAGAGTCGGACGGTTTCCTACGAGTCCTAACTATCCTCCTGTGGGTCAAGGGGTGACAGATTACCCTTATCAACAGCTACCGACACGCCGCCCTAATGCCCGTGCTTTGGTGGTGATTGACCCTGGACATGGGGGGAAAGACCCGGGTGCGATCGGTATTGGGGGTTTAAGAGAAGTAGATGTGGTTTTACCCATCTCACTCCAAATTGCTAGAATACTGGAACAACAAGGTGTTCAGGTAGTTCTAACTCGCAATGCAGATTATTTTGTCGAGTTACCTGGACGAACTGCAATGGCTAATCGAGTTAATGCAGATATATTTGTCAGTATTCACGCTAATGCTGTACCTAATCGTCCTGATGTCAGCGGTTTGGAAACTTATTACTTAAGCAGCGGTCTGACTTTAGCTCGATATATTCACAATAGCATTCTGCAAAGTATCAATATTCCCGATCGCGGGGTGCGGCGTGCTAGATTCTACGTACTACGCCACAGTGCTATGCCCTCTGTATTGGTGGAAACGGGTTTTGTTACGGGATACGACGATTCTGCTAGGTTGGCAACTCCTGCCTACCAAAGTCAAATGGCAGAAGCGATCGCTCGCGGCATTCTTCAGTACCTTCAATCGTACAGATAGCCATTCGATTTTAGATTGTTTGACTCTTAACAATCTAAAATCTACAATTCAAAATCAATTTAACAAGGACAAGGATATCAATGACCTCTCAAAGAATCGGGATTTTTGACAGTGGTGTGGGTGGTCTTACAGTTCTCAGAGAAGTTTATCGACAATTACCATCCGAATCTATTCTCTATTTTGGAGATACAGCTAGATTACCCTACGGAAATCGCACAAAAATTGAAATTCTCAACTTTGTCCGGGAAATTCTCACCTGGATGCAGCAAGAGTCCGTCAAAATGGTAATCATGGCTTGTAATACCAGTTCGGCTCTGGCACTAGAAACTGTAAGATCGGAATTCGATTTCCCGATTTTAGGAGTGATCTTACCTGGCGCTAGAGCAGCAGTACAACACGGCAGAAGAATCGGTGTAATTTCCACTCCTGCTACTGCTGCTAGCAATGCTTACCGTCGTGCCATTCATGAAATTGACTCTACAGTTCAAGTTTGGCAAGTTGGTTGTCCTGCTTTTGTCCCATTGATTGAACAAAACCGGATTCATAGCCAAGATACATACCAAATTGCCAAGGAATACTTAGCCCCCATGTTGGAGCAACAAATTGATACTTTGGTCTATGGTTGTACTCACTATCCCCATTTAGCACCAGTGCTAAAATCTATCTTGCCTCGGACAGTACGTACAGTCGATCCAGCCGTTTATGTGGTGCGATCGGCGGCTCAAGAATTAGATTTATTGGGCTTGAGAAACACAAGTCCACCGCAACCGACGCGCTTTTGTGTGAGTGGCGATCCAGATCACTTCGCTCAACTGTCGGTGCAGTGGCTCGGTTGTACCCCTGTTGTGGAGCAAATATGGTTGCCAGCTGTTTCTTTACAGCCAGCTGCGATAGAATCTCTCGAAAGAGAGTAGGCAATATTTAAAATTATGCTTCAGAGCGTGGAGTTAACCTTGGGGTCTTCTCCAAGCTCTAGACCTTTGGGCGACGATCAATAGAAGATAGATCGCTAACAAGTAACCTGTGGCTAAAAACGGAATCATTAGAGGCATATCGCGGTAAACCATAATTAATTTACTAGTAGGTAGAGCAAGGCAGTTAAGTTGATAGTTATAGAAAATTCCAGCTTGCTGGTACTCACGGAAATAGTACTGGTAAGCTGTCAGCAAAATCAGTCACGGGACGGAATTAATTCCGCTTCGTGTTTCTGTTTGCTTATTAGTACCCTAGATAAGCACTAAGGAATAACAGGTTAGATTTAGTTGACCTAACCTTAAAAATCTTAGAGTTTCTCTAAGAAACAATGGCCCGATTCTAATAATCGGTTCAAGCAACTACTAGTCAGTAGCTACATCTATTCTTTAATGAAAGGAGTCACTCCATATCACTATTGGCAACCAACAGTAGTTGGCTTCCTGGGAGTGTTATTCAAATTTAGTGAAATCCTTATTAACTAGCGTATCACAAGGTTCCCAGCTTTTTCAGGTGAATCCCCAAAATGCTTAAAAATTTTACATAATTTTTAGGTATCGCATTTAGTGTTGATGTGGTATATGTCTACCTCAAAGAAATAATACGAGATTTTGCTGGGATAACCGGGGTATGAGGATTTTCGTGGCTAGATGAGTGACTTGGATAGGAAACGGGATTTCATCTGTGGGGTGCTTAGCTTAAAATGAGGTACAGAATATGTTAAATTTCGTAAATAAAGCCTGAACTGGCAGATCCATGACCTCAACTACCTCCCTCTTTTCGCCTGTTGAAGCAGACCTGCGTTTGCTGTCAGATAATTTAAAACAGCTGGTTGGTAATCGTCACCCTATCTTGTCTGCCGCAGCGGAACACCTGTTTGGAGCAGGAGGAAAGCGACTGAGACCAGCGATCGTCCTGTTGATTTCACGAGCTACCATGCTAGAACAGGACATTACCCCTCGACATCGACGACTAGCTGAAATTACCGAAATGATTCATACAGCTAGTTTGGTGCATGATGATGTGGTGGATGAATCTTCCGTGCGTCGAGGTGTACCAACAGTACATAGCTTATTCGGTAATAGAATTGCGGTACTAGCTGGAGATTTTCTATTTGCACAATCTTCCTGGTATCTTGCTAATCTAGATAATTTAGAGGTTGTCAAACTCCTGTCGGAAGTGATTATGGATTTGGCAGCTGGAGAGATTCAGCAAGGTTTAAATCGCTTTGATGCCAGTTTATCGATCGAAGCTTACCTACAAAAAAGCTATTACAAAACCGCCTCGCTGATTGCTAATAGTGCTAAAGCTGCTGGAGTACTCAGTGATGTGAGTACCGAAATGGCCCAGAATCTATATTACTATGGTCGTCATCTTGGCCTAGCTTTCCAGATCGTTGATGATATCTTGGATTTTACGGGTTCTGCGGACGTTTTAGGTAAACCAGCGCTCTCAGACTTGAAAAGTGGCAATTTAACTGCACCCACATTATTTGCTCTTAAAGAGAAGCCGTTCTTGGAAGTTTTAATTGAGCGTGAATTCTCCCAAGAAGAAGATTTAGAACAGGCATTACAACTAATTAATGAAGCAAAGGGTATTGAGAAAGCAAGAGAATTAGCTACTCAAAATGCTAACACTGCGGTGGAGTATTTAGCAGATTTACCAACATCAGAATCTCGTGAAGCTTTAATTAATATGGCGGATTATGTTTTGAGTCGTCTTTACTAAGAGATTAAGAGATGAACTACCGCGCTCATCTTAACGAAGAGCGCGGTTTTGCTTTTGGTTATTAGATAAGACTCGGCGGTTGAAACTACATCTACACAAACGAAATCCG
This window contains:
- the sds gene encoding solanesyl diphosphate synthase; this translates as MTSTTSLFSPVEADLRLLSDNLKQLVGNRHPILSAAAEHLFGAGGKRLRPAIVLLISRATMLEQDITPRHRRLAEITEMIHTASLVHDDVVDESSVRRGVPTVHSLFGNRIAVLAGDFLFAQSSWYLANLDNLEVVKLLSEVIMDLAAGEIQQGLNRFDASLSIEAYLQKSYYKTASLIANSAKAAGVLSDVSTEMAQNLYYYGRHLGLAFQIVDDILDFTGSADVLGKPALSDLKSGNLTAPTLFALKEKPFLEVLIEREFSQEEDLEQALQLINEAKGIEKARELATQNANTAVEYLADLPTSESREALINMADYVLSRLY